In Fulvia fulva chromosome 8, complete sequence, the DNA window GCGGAAGAGGTCTACATTGTCGAACTTGATGGTGTGAGTGTGCGGTGCTAGGGTCTCCGTGGCGGAGCCGAAGACGTAGTGGCGTAGTTGTTGGGTTCGGAGCGTTTTGAGGAAGGTGCTGTCGCGTTCTACGGCGCCGGAGGGTTTGGTTATGCGCAGGACTGTGATGGGGTCGTCGTCCTTTTGGGTGGAGAGTTTGCGGGTCAGGTCGGCGGTGAGGCGTTCAGAGCCGAGGGTTAGGACCATGTTTATGCTGAATTCGGAGATGATGTGGGTGATGAGGTCGTAGGAGGATTTGGGGTCGTTGAGGGTGCCGGGTGTGTCGATTATGAGGCCGGACCTTTTTATGGGCGCGGAGTCTTCGAGGCGGGAGGTTACGGAGAGGGCCATGCGGGTTATGAGGGCCTTGAAGACGGAGGGTGATTCGGTGGGGGAGGCGAAGGGGAAGCTGTAGATCAAAGGTGTGCGGATTGGCGAGACGGTGGGACCAGACATGGGGCCAATGCCGTAGCCGGTTTCGACGTCCATTTGCGAGTCGCAGGTTACGGCTGTGAGGCTGCCGGGTGGTGCGAGGAGTCCTTCTCGAGGGTCGAGGTTGAGAATTGTGGGCGAGTGGCCTGTTCGAACGCCCCAGGCTGCGAGGCTGCGGACGAGACTGCTTTTGCCGGCGAAGTCTGGGCCAACGACTAGGACGCGAGGCCCATCGCCGCTGCTTTGAACGCGCAGGTTGCTGAGCCAGCCGTGAACGTTGAGCCATTCGTCGGCGTATTCAGTTTCTTGTCCGGCATATTCGCTTTCGGCGTTGCCACTGATTTCGAGTTGGCATCCTTGCCAGGAGAGAATGGCGCCTTTGCAGCCGGAGAAGGTGTAGAGTTGTTTCTGGGCGAGCTCGACGCCGAAGAGTTCTGCGTGGCCGTGTTCGACTTTGATGTGGTATTTTTGGGAGAAGGAGACTTCAAAACGCCATTCTTGTTTGGGTTGGAGGGTTTCTGTTCGTGGAGGTGCTGAAGTCGATTGTGCGCCTGGGAGTGGTGTTGATGTGGATGGTGTCGCTCGTAGTCCAGGGAGTGAGAGGCCAGGAAGTGACATGTCTTCTGCAGTATGTTGTCGGTAGTTCGCTGTCACGAGACAATGTTGATGTTCCTCGTATCGAGTCCCTCCAACCGCCGAGCTTTGCCGGAGGTGCTCCGCGTGGAACGTGATCACCTCATCCTGAACCCCACCTTGCTGCTGTGCAGCCTGTGCTGGAGGAGTTGAGACGGCGGAGATAAAGCTGACGACGTGATCGCTGCATGGCTCCATGTCGCACCGCTGTGCCGGACGTGGAAGAAGCATGTAAGCTCCGTCTCATCCTAGCCCGCACCTTACGACACGCACCGACATGACATCCACCGCGCCCGCCCCGGCACCGCTGCTGTGCTGCCACCACTTCTCGCCCGCCATCTCACCAGTCAGCACCCCGTCAGACAGCCGACGCTACACCATGGCCGACTTCGACGAGACAGCTGTACCAGCAAACCCAATGGCGTCCCTGCTGGAGCTCTCACACGAACTGCTTCACTGCATCTTCACCGAGATCGAGCCAGCGGACTTGGCCGCAGTCAGCCAGAGCTGCCAGGCCTTGCATGGCTACATTCGTGGGAACAGACTACTGCATAAGGATCTCTACGTTCGACGATACGATGAACCGAAGAAACTCAAAGAGGAGCCAGACTGGGAGACAGCCGTGCATCGGCTTGTCAAGATGGAGAAAGTGCTCGACAGCGAAGATCGGGAAGTGAAGAGACAGCATCTCGGGTTCGTGTGCGAGGAAGTCGACAGACTGGTAGAAACAGCCAACACAACACAAAGCATGGAGGATGGCGAGGATGGCGAAGGCAGCAGGAATGTTGAGCTTCTGCGCGAGAAATTCGCCGACACAGACAATGTTGATGCATTCCTATGCGCAAGCAGCCTCTTTGCGAGGGCAGGAAGTGACGACCAGGAGCCAGCAGATACTCTCGAGCTCAGACAGGCCAGTGCGAAGCTGCATTGCTTGTATGGCGTGCCGATCGACGTTCTGCCCAGCAGAAGCTTCTTCAGTATCATGCGAAACGACGCTGGCATCATCCGAACACCGACAGCAGGACCATCAGCTGCGGCCTTGTCGACGCGGAGTCAAGCGAGGCCACTCCTCACCCACACCTTCGCACGCAGCAAAGTCTACGATCTGCGAGAGTATACGGAGCATACTCTGTGGGGACCTTTCATGAATGATGGCAGACAGCGAGTCGACTGGGAGAAAGTGGAGGCCGTGATGATTGTGCTTGGCTTCAATCTCCGCAAGTTCACTGATCGCAGTGAGGGGCGATTTCCGATGGTCTGGAAGGACACATGGAGCGGAGCGTCACCAAATAGCTACAAGAGCCTGCCTCGCATGGCCGGGGCAGTGAAGGAACCGGATGACGAGATGTACAAGATTCGTGAGCTGGCTCTCGCACTCGATGCACAAGATCCGTATGGCGTGAGCGGCAGCTGGATGCGAGTCGTCTGCTTCCTTGACTACAACGACCTTTACGCCTTTAACTTCAGCGAGCGAATACCTGACGAGCAACCGCGGGACGCCATTGATACTGAAGAAGGTTTGATTGACTTGCGTGAACATGTACGTGTATTGAAACTGACTTGTATGACTTACTAGCCATCCGACTGATTCGCATCAAGCTCCAAGTGACAAAGATCGATCCGCCTGGAGCCGGCGACGAGGACGATGAAGGTGATGGTCTAGATTGGAGCAACTTTACGGGCGAAAGACTACCTGTGGTGCACTTCCGAGGCACCAGTCGGAGTCTGCACGCCAGTTGGGATCCAAATGCGAACAGCAGAATCCGTGGAACAGTACGACAAACACCAGAAGGGGAGATTCGATGGACGACCTTCTCAATCTTCCACGGTGAAGAACGATGGCGAAGCGAAGGTATTCAAGTGGGAGGCCTTCGCTCTGCCCGCGGAGTGCTCGGAAACTGGTTCGACAAAGACTACGACCTCCACGGCCCTGCTGGACCGACAGCATTCTGGAAGGAAACAGATGAACTCGAGGAGGAAAAGTCTAGCAGTATGCCACTTGCCTTCTTTTGATGCAAGCTATCTCGAGGGGTACGTTGGAAATGCTGACCAACAACCTTCTTTTGTAGGGATCACATGGCTACCGTATGGCAACAACACGAACGTATATGACGATTTGATCGAGTTGGCTGATTTGTTGGGTATAGATCTTTCGGATGACTAGATGACGGAGACGGCTTCTGAGCGACGGCTGACGGATAGGATCTGGGAAACGTCTCCGGCCAAAAGTATATGCAGGCACGAGTTGGGTTGTGTGCCTTGAGCATTATTATGCAATGAGTATGATGACCATGATGAGAGGGTGTGGTGGGACTCACAGAGGAGTCGATGTGGTTGGAACGACAAGATGGCTCGCCTGTTGGTAGGGAGCAGCTGCAAGAAGGGCTTGCGACGTGAGGAGGGCGACCGATAGACCAAAGGTGGACTGATTGGTCTACGGGAGTGGACGAGGACGCATATATACCACGGCGGCCGGACCGCCACATCACGACAGCATGATTGCATGGATAAGCACCTCACGTGCTTACTGCAGCGGCTGGTTCCGTACGTGAACCAGGAAGTCGCGGATGACGTTGCCGAGGCTGGCACAGAAAGAGCGAAGATGAAAGATATGAGCAGCACTTTCCAACAAAATCTTCCGAGTAGATATCTAGTTAGTCAATGGCAACCCTTGAAAGATGTTCAGCTTCTCCCGTGCTTCAACATTATATCACGCATCGCAAACACTTTCAGCCAATCGATGTCGTAGTGCACATTGATCTAAATCAGGGTCTTCTTGCATCGGGCAGCCTCCGACGTATTGAGCGACTTCAGCAACACTTCGTTAGACACCAACCACACCGCCCACTGTCACGACGCATTCCTACACTACCCACCAGATTCCAACGCTGGTCAAAGATCAACACACCGCAAGGACTCGCAAAATCCCGCCACCACTAGGCACCTCCCGCCATCTCCACATCCACCACCCATCTCCGCCCTGTTTCAGTCACGAGCGAAATTGACACCACCACACGACACCACTCGCTGCTGATTGCATAACACCCATTTCAGGATAACGTCCCTCTTCTGCACCAGCAATACGCGAAAGCTTTTCCGTCTCGACACGTATCCCGAACCACCGACTGCGCCCGCTCGACTTCGCACGACATTCGCCAGAGCGAGACGCCGCCTACCTCGCGCGACGTCTGCAAGGATGGCAATCCGCCGCTACACCGCCGAGCAGCTCTACATCCTGCGAGAATCACCCCTATGCCAACGACCAGACAACCTCCAGCCCATCGAGTCGTATTTAGAGTATGTGTACGTGGAGATTGAGGGTGTGCGCGAGAAGCTAAGGATACACCACAGTGAGGGCTCGCCGCAAGCGACCCGCAAAGAAGACAATGCGCAGAAGCAGAGGTTGCCCAAGCTGCCTGCTGCTGCACTGGCGGCTGGACAGGGGAGTAGTCCTATGGGAGCATTCTCGACTGGGCGGCCAACTTTGCCTACAAGAGGCAGTGCGTTGAGAACGAATGGTGGTGAGTTGTGCTAAGAGGCTACGATGGAGTGGGCTGACTGAGTCGTGCAGAAGATGTCTCTCTTGGTCCGCCTAGAACTATGTTCCCCAGCAGCAGGAACGTGCCGAAGCTGGCCGATGTGCAGGGCAAGGCGCACGACGATTCGACTCCTACGGACGAGAGCGAGAGTGCCCGAAGCCGCTTCTTTTCCGACCGTCAGCTTAACAGGCGCAGCATGAACGAGAAGGACGCCGGCGCTGAGAACAACAATGCTCGAGATTGGGCGAATGTCCGTGAACGAAGAGGCCAGCGCGACGGTGGCAGCAGAGAAGAGAAAGATGATGGAGAGCGACGGAATGGGTATGGAAACCGACAAGATCCTCGATGGGGCGGTCAACGAGACGACAAGCAGAACGGCGAGCGACGAGGTGGCTGGCGTGAGCGAGAAGCGCGGCGTGATAGAGATCAGGATCGACATGAAAAGGAGCCAGAATGGATGGACGAGCCGGTCGTCAAGCAAGAGAAAGAGCTTGGTCTGGGCATGGCGCGTACACAAGACGAGTTCCAGAAGTGGAAGGAAAGCATGAGCAAGAAGAGCAAGGGCGAGCCAGAGAGAGAGGAGAACGTTGAGGCGACACGGATACCTGAGCCAGCGCCAGAACCAAAGCCTGCTGTTGCGCCATTGAAGCTGGGAGCCATCGACTCCAGTTTGTTTGGTAGTTGGGAGAATGCGAGCTCAACACCACAGAGCGCGACAACGCCATCGGCTGGCACAGGGAGTATCAGGGCAGCGAGAGCAAAGGGAGGAAAGACCAGTCGCTTCGCGTCAATGTTCAAGCCAGTCGAACCCGAGCCGGCTCCTGCGCCCCCACTACCACCACCGATGCCAGCGGATGAGTCCACGAATGGAAACAGCAAGACGTCGGCAGAGGATCACGAAGGCTTCAATCGAGTGCTTGCCATGCTTGAGTCTGCCAAGATATCCCAGCCCACACCACCTGCGGCAGCAGCAGTCCCACCTCCACCGCCGGCGGCTGAGCAAATGCCAGCGTCCCCTCCACCTGTCATCAAGCCTGCTGGCGCGAACGGCACGATCAAGAAGAGTCGGTTCACGGACATGTTCTCGCAGAAGAGTCCCGAGAGACTGCAATCGCCTCAGCAGGGCGGTGTGCAGCTTGGAGACAGTTTGTTCGGAAGCGATGGACCGCACCGACAACAGCAAGAGCAGGCAATACCACGAACGCAAGAACAGGCTTCGACCATGTCGCCAGCGCCGAATGGCATACCCTTCAATGCCCTGCGCGAGCAACAACCTCGTCCTTCTTCGAGTCGTAATCAGAAGGATATGTTCGATCCGCCGTCCCGAGGTGCGGCGTCACCAGACGTCAACATCCAGAATCTACTGGCACAACGGCAGCGCCCACAGCTGCAGAGCAATGACAGCCAGAAGCTTCTGAACCTCCTTAAGAAGGACACATCTGGGTCAAGACCACAGTCGCAACAGGCGCTGCCGATGCATGGTGGTATCGACCAATTGCAGCTTCAGCAGTGGCTCGCATCACAGCAACCCTCGCCTATGCCTCAAGAGCCACAAGCCCCGAAGCCAAGAGGACCACCGCAGCCGCCTGGGCACTTCGAGGAGCAGCTTATGCGGAACTATCAGCAAGAGCAGCCGCAGCAGATGTACGCGCAGGAGACTGTGCGTCGCAGTCAACAGCGTGCCCCACCGGGTTTCGGTGTGCATGATGAGCATGCCATCTTCTTGCAGCAGcaacagcagcagcagcaactCCGTCGTCAGCAGCAGTTCTCTGAACCACCGCCGCCGGTGCCGCAACAGCAAATACCAGGTATATACCAGACACCCGCACGACGACATCGTCACATGATTTTTGAGTAATCGCTAACTGTCTTCTGCGCATAGGTCCTGGCCGCAGGATGAGTGGACACCCGAACCTGCCACCAATGCAGATTCCACAACAGCAGTTCCCTCCTGACCTCCACCAATTGTCTTCTCCTACCGGTGCGCCGCCTCCTCCTGGATTTGGTTTCCCTCACAACGTCAACATCTTCCAAGGTGCGCAGCAACAACAACGTGGACCTCCACCGCCTGGGTTTGCCGGGAATGCGCCTCCTGGGTTTTATGGAGCTCCACAAGGTATGTGACGCCCTGCACAACGCCCTCGCTTCACTGTTTCAAGCTTCCTCGGGGCTCCTTCACGCGCTTGGTCACATCAGCTAACAACTTTCAGTAGGTATGCCACCTGGTTTCCAGCAAGTCCGCTCGCCAATCGACGGCATGCCGCCTAACATGCGCTTCAACCAGAACGGTATGGGTGGAAGGCCGATCTAGGAGAGGGTTGTTGACGTAGATCGGCGGAAATTGCGTGGCCATGAGAAAGCGTTTCGAGTTCTTCAAGGGCTTATGACGATTCGCACGCCGCGCCCCGAAAAACACTACGGCCGTGCGAGGAAATTTTGGCTGCTGTACAGCCAGTCGCTTGAGGTGCCCGAAGAGATCATCGAGGGTATCTCGGAGTTGGGCCTGGACGTGTCGCCCGATTGGATTTCACCCGGCTGTGTTTCTCCCGCGACGTGCAAAGCTGTGCAGCAGATCGTGGACGACGTCCGCTCGGAGGAGTTCAACATCTTTGTGCTTTGATGGCTAGATGTTGGCGTGGGTCGAAGATGGGTGGCTTAGAGAGGCTGAGGGTGCTAGGAGCGCAGGTGTGAGAGCATGGACAGAGTCTGGATATATTGGATCGGGCTGTCGACATGTCGACGGCCTGGAGGTGGATGGTGTCGAGACCGGTCACTCGAGAAACACTGCGGTGGAAATGTAGCCGTGGAGTGTAGCATCGGTATTCAATAGGCATTCGACATCGAGACGCGGTATCGCGAAGCCGTCTTTGGTGTATCTGTTTTGCACGTTTAGACGGCTCTATATATACGCCTCGACGGACTGCGAGAGCGTTACGGCTAATCGAATAGCGCAATAGTAATAAGCCCGTCGTACCTTACCGTCCGGCGTCGCGACTCTTCGACAAACTACCTTCTCTTTCACGACCTTACTCTCTTCGATTTTACGGCCTCGCTTTACCCGACGACGTAATGTCTCGTCTTCGACGAGATACTCTTACCTCTTCTATATATACCTCTCTTAGACTATTATACTCTTTCTTTAGTAGTCTTCGCTCTTAAATCTACCTTTATTTTCTAGGTTAAGTAGAATAGATAAACTACATTTAAAAAAGTAATACTATAAATATATTTATAGTTAGACTTAGGAAGTTACTTTATATACTAGAAGTATCTACTATTAGAGTAAGAGTCTAGTAGGTAATATAAAAGTAAAGAGACGAGAATATAGAACGAAGTATAACTATAAGAGTATAATTAGTTTACTATATAGAATAAAAGATAAGTAAGAGAAGAGAGAGATTATCACCGCGGTACTTAGGGTAGTCTATTATCCAAAGTGAGCCTAGATAAGGCTCCGCTAGTATAAAGCTTACAAGCTTTACGACCTCGTCTTTTATATATTTAGGTAAGTCGGTAGCGCGGGTCTAAGCGGGCCGCTTACGTAGCCGTAATAGAGATAGAGAGCTCTAGCTATTTAAAGAGCGTACTTTAGAGTATAAAGCTCTAGATCACTAGCGCTAGAAGAGATTAATTAATTATTCTATTAACGTACTGTTTTAGTcctagactatataatataagtCTTATAATAAGACTAAAAGTCGAGACGAGAGGAAAAGTCCTCCGGCTAGTAAAACCTCTTAAAAGTAAAGAAAGAGTTCGTTCTTTATAATAtatataacgtacttt includes these proteins:
- a CDS encoding mRNA cleavage and polyadenylation factor CLP1, whose amino-acid sequence is MEPCSDHVVSFISAVSTPPAQAAQQQGGVQDEVITFHAEHLRQSSAVGGTRYEEHQHCLVTANYRQHTAEDMSLPGLSLPGLRATPSTSTPLPGAQSTSAPPRTETLQPKQEWRFEVSFSQKYHIKVEHGHAELFGVELAQKQLYTFSGCKGAILSWQGCQLEISGNAESEYAGQETEYADEWLNVHGWLSNLRVQSSGDGPRVLVVGPDFAGKSSLVRSLAAWGVRTGHSPTILNLDPREGLLAPPGSLTAVTCDSQMDVETGYGIGPMSGPTVSPIRTPLIYSFPFASPTESPSVFKALITRMALSVTSRLEDSAPIKRSGLIIDTPGTLNDPKSSYDLITHIISEFSINMVLTLGSERLTADLTRKLSTQKDDDPITVLRITKPSGAVERDSTFLKTLRTQQLRHYVFGSATETLAPHTHTIKFDNVDLFRVKSGTASVPDETSFGGAGDDDDDDYDVPYANSKPTSKATFEKITPSAAMTGGMVAIKFCPGSSDEQTVRDSAVMGFAYVSEVNEAKRNVRFLAPHPQQWGNRALVWGHGWPEAVADLVA